From one Streptomyces sp. NBC_01478 genomic stretch:
- a CDS encoding PP2C family protein-serine/threonine phosphatase — translation MRTSRDPAGSTVADAGQRSTPPLRWAVVVFWLVSGTALVALTGIALGRDTRPAPFLVVLPALIAGRGTVRQTTVASVWVTIVIAGSLLDTPLRTVGADAAVIAFTLVFNGLSVARAAQRIRWEGEIARLRSAAAALQRQILRPFPLMTDQLLVHGLYRPVEEDSRVGGDVYEVVSSPYGSRVFIADVQGKGLQAISAAFAVLSAFREAAVAEPTLTAVVDALEEAVLRHNSFAAQTGERERFVTALVLGIDGEQEVQAINCGHVAPLLLREKRAEPVLRQEPCVPLGLDALAPEPRTVEWFAFPQDGTLLLCTDGVTEARDPSGAFYPLEERAARWGEVLPKDVPATVYGDLRRHTAGMPRDDTALLVLRRRGDAGLF, via the coding sequence GTGCGTACCTCGAGAGATCCGGCCGGTTCCACGGTGGCCGACGCCGGACAAAGATCGACGCCTCCGCTCCGCTGGGCCGTGGTCGTGTTCTGGCTCGTCAGCGGTACGGCACTGGTGGCGTTGACCGGGATCGCCCTGGGCCGGGACACCCGGCCGGCCCCCTTTCTGGTGGTGTTGCCGGCGCTGATCGCCGGGCGCGGGACGGTACGGCAGACCACCGTCGCCTCCGTGTGGGTGACGATCGTCATAGCCGGGTCCCTCTTGGACACCCCGCTGCGCACGGTGGGGGCCGACGCGGCGGTCATCGCCTTCACCCTGGTGTTCAACGGCCTGAGCGTGGCGCGGGCGGCGCAGCGGATCCGCTGGGAGGGCGAGATCGCGCGGCTGCGTTCCGCGGCGGCGGCCCTGCAACGGCAGATCCTGCGTCCGTTCCCCCTGATGACCGACCAACTGCTGGTCCATGGTCTGTACCGGCCGGTGGAGGAGGACAGCCGGGTGGGCGGCGATGTCTACGAGGTCGTCTCCTCGCCGTACGGCAGCCGTGTCTTCATCGCCGATGTGCAGGGCAAGGGTCTGCAGGCGATCAGCGCCGCGTTCGCCGTGCTCAGCGCCTTCCGCGAGGCGGCCGTGGCCGAACCCACGCTCACCGCCGTGGTCGACGCCCTGGAGGAGGCTGTGCTGCGGCACAACTCCTTCGCGGCGCAGACCGGTGAGCGGGAGCGGTTCGTGACGGCGCTGGTGCTGGGCATCGACGGTGAGCAGGAGGTCCAGGCGATCAACTGCGGTCATGTGGCGCCGCTGCTGCTGCGCGAGAAGCGGGCCGAGCCGGTGCTCCGGCAGGAGCCCTGCGTTCCGCTGGGCCTCGACGCGCTGGCCCCTGAGCCTCGTACCGTCGAATGGTTCGCCTTCCCGCAGGACGGCACGCTCCTGCTCTGCACGGACGGCGTGACCGAGGCACGTGATCCGTCCGGCGCGTTCTATCCCCTGGAGGAGCGCGCGGCGCGCTGGGGCGAGGTCCTCCCGAAGGACGTACCGGCCACCGTCTACGGCGATCTGCGCCGCCACACGGCGGGCATGCCCCGGGACGACACCGCGCTGCTGGTGCTGCGCCGGAGGGGCGACGCGGGTCTCTTCTGA
- a CDS encoding MASE1 domain-containing protein, with the protein MAAVVGFEVLRRPAGYALLTLAVAGGYFAAGRLGLLRQLVVDGAVFTPIWPPTGVAVACLLIFGLRVLPGIALGVLLVIMSLTSLRPTVLVVLAGNTLAPACACLMLRRVGFRTDLGRLRDGLALVFLGALSAMLISATCGVGLLVLTGKLAEHSFWPVWLGWWVGDAMGVLIITPLLLVLYTARLPPDLRRWKEALLLVATTAVIVPLVTHSHVSLLFLVYPLLIWAALRFRFAGSMLCALFASVMATIAATRETGPFGDLTHVEVMMKLQAFNGTMALTALLLSSVITEQRNTRLSVEKACQELAEVLEHLTAGDPRQGGRP; encoded by the coding sequence ATGGCTGCTGTGGTGGGTTTCGAGGTTCTGCGGCGACCGGCCGGGTACGCCCTCCTGACGCTGGCCGTCGCCGGCGGCTACTTCGCGGCGGGACGGCTCGGCCTGCTGCGGCAGTTGGTGGTCGACGGCGCCGTGTTCACACCCATCTGGCCGCCCACCGGCGTCGCGGTGGCCTGCCTGCTGATCTTCGGGCTGCGGGTGCTGCCCGGCATCGCCCTCGGCGTACTGCTCGTGATCATGTCCCTCACCTCGCTCCGGCCGACGGTGCTCGTGGTCCTGGCGGGCAACACCTTGGCCCCCGCCTGCGCCTGCCTCATGCTGCGCCGGGTGGGTTTCCGAACCGACCTCGGCAGACTGCGCGACGGCCTCGCGCTGGTGTTCCTGGGTGCCCTGTCCGCCATGCTGATCAGCGCGACCTGCGGAGTCGGACTGCTCGTCCTCACCGGCAAGCTGGCGGAGCACTCCTTCTGGCCGGTCTGGCTGGGCTGGTGGGTCGGCGACGCCATGGGCGTACTGATCATCACCCCCCTCCTGCTCGTGCTGTACACCGCGCGGCTGCCCCCGGACCTGCGCCGCTGGAAGGAGGCCCTGCTGCTCGTGGCGACCACCGCCGTGATCGTCCCCCTGGTCACCCACAGCCACGTCAGCCTGCTGTTCCTGGTCTATCCGCTGCTGATCTGGGCCGCCCTGCGGTTCCGGTTCGCGGGCAGCATGCTGTGCGCCCTGTTCGCCTCCGTCATGGCCACCATCGCGGCGACCCGGGAGACGGGCCCCTTCGGGGACCTGACCCATGTCGAGGTCATGATGAAGCTGCAGGCCTTCAACGGCACGATGGCCCTCACCGCCCTGCTGCTGTCCTCGGTCATCACCGAGCAGCGCAACACCAGACTCTCGGTGGAGAAGGCCTGCCAGGAACTGGCCGAGGTCCTCGAACACCTCACCGCGGGCGACCCACGCCAGGGCGGCCGCCCCTGA